The following coding sequences lie in one Metallumcola ferriviriculae genomic window:
- a CDS encoding TetR/AcrR family transcriptional regulator, protein MPKRKGEKYEAIIDAAVKIFARHGYYGAQVTKIAKEAGVADGTIYLYFENKEDILISLFTEKMGRFIAAVSQELSSQEDAVEQLHTLVRRHFSHLAADADLAVVTQIELRQSDPQIRQGISQPLKKYFEAIEKVVENGKLTGQFNDWIDVKTARKMIFGTMDEVVTCWVLSQKEYSLLSLVEPVLKILSSGIVAK, encoded by the coding sequence ATGCCTAAGCGTAAGGGAGAGAAATATGAGGCCATCATTGACGCAGCGGTCAAAATCTTTGCCAGACACGGATATTATGGGGCGCAGGTAACTAAAATTGCTAAAGAGGCCGGTGTGGCTGATGGGACCATCTATCTTTATTTTGAAAATAAGGAGGATATTTTAATCTCCTTGTTTACGGAAAAAATGGGTAGATTTATTGCTGCTGTGTCCCAAGAACTTTCTAGCCAAGAGGATGCGGTTGAACAGCTGCATACACTGGTCAGACGGCATTTTTCACATCTAGCTGCCGACGCGGATTTGGCGGTGGTAACCCAGATTGAACTCCGTCAATCTGATCCGCAAATTCGCCAGGGCATTTCACAGCCGTTAAAGAAATATTTTGAAGCAATAGAAAAAGTAGTGGAGAACGGGAAACTAACAGGGCAATTTAATGACTGGATAGATGTCAAGACAGCAAGAAAAATGATTTTCGGTACGATGGACGAGGTTGTTACGTGCTGGGTATTATCTCAAAAAGAATATTCACTGCTATCCTTGGTCGAACCGGTACTGAAGATATTAAGTAGTGGGATTGTTGCTAAATAG
- the codY gene encoding GTP-sensing pleiotropic transcriptional regulator CodY, producing MHDLLTQTRRVNTLLQEKGFGSINYSRMVSVISEVTAANCYLADQHGTILGAAASDFSCEEGISASWGRLPASFNAMLMQERSSCVKVYRDNNCIFQPQATCSLSYRSLVIAPVLSGVRRLGTLLLVKYSTAQNEEDMILGEYSAAVIGMEIVYNQSDLVEEEIRKKAAVEHAFQCLSHSENEAVQYILNQLQDGEGVFVAARVANRIGYTQSVIVNALRKLESAGVLEARSLGVKGTYIRILNKYLSGKLQGVRKPVS from the coding sequence ATGCATGACTTACTGACTCAAACAAGACGGGTGAATACACTGCTTCAGGAAAAAGGTTTTGGCAGTATTAACTATTCAAGGATGGTATCTGTGATTTCTGAGGTAACCGCTGCCAATTGTTATCTCGCCGACCAGCATGGGACCATTCTTGGCGCGGCAGCCAGCGACTTTTCCTGTGAAGAAGGTATCAGTGCAAGTTGGGGGAGGCTGCCTGCCAGTTTTAATGCCATGCTGATGCAGGAAAGGAGCAGTTGTGTAAAAGTATATCGAGATAATAATTGTATTTTTCAACCACAGGCTACCTGTTCGCTCTCGTACCGATCTCTGGTAATCGCCCCGGTACTTTCTGGTGTCAGGAGGTTGGGAACCTTGTTGTTGGTTAAATATTCGACTGCCCAAAATGAGGAAGACATGATATTGGGAGAGTATAGTGCAGCGGTGATCGGTATGGAAATAGTTTACAATCAATCAGACTTGGTTGAAGAAGAAATTCGTAAAAAGGCTGCGGTTGAACATGCTTTTCAATGTTTGTCACATTCTGAAAATGAGGCAGTGCAGTATATTCTTAATCAGTTGCAAGATGGTGAAGGTGTGTTTGTGGCTGCTCGTGTGGCAAATCGAATCGGCTACACCCAGTCGGTAATAGTCAACGCATTACGGAAATTGGAAAGCGCAGGAGTGCTTGAGGCAAGATCATTGGGCGTTAAGGGCACATATATACGGATACTTAACAAATACCTTTCAGGAAAACTCCAGGGTGTGCGTAAACCCGTTTCTTGA
- a CDS encoding AMP-dependent synthetase/ligase — protein MGKTIVNMFFERVERFGDKAALSQRVDGVYRDISWKQLGDKVTDAALGLIALGVRPKDRVCLMSGNCPEWAMADLGIIAAGAVNVPIYHTNKGTQISYIFNHCEAEIIILGCKEKLQEVISMRHKMPRLKKIMVINGWQGSSDEDIMTFDELLELGKENHARSDELDKRTKSLKPDDLMSLVYTSGTTGDPKGVMLSHRNFLANLEDCFEIMDIRPTDTCLSFLPLSHVLERTIGYYLMLYAGVRITYAESFQTVPEELKLVRPELVISVPRLYEKMYVAVKQSVSQGSWLKRKLFDWALAVGQRYKFSDSQKSLLLKLKHQAAEALVFGKIQQQVGGKLRYFVSGGAPLTKEIGEFFYALGITIYEGYGLTETAPVLSVNNSRQLKFGTVGPPLPSVSIKIAEDGEILAQGPNVSSGYFRRPEETAESFQNGWFYTGDIGEIDRQGMLRITDRKKDIIVTSGGKNVAPQNIESLLKSDKYISQVVVFGDQRKYLAALIVPNFENLERYAKKRNIDYTSTEQLVENEQIIEKLQRHLDKLQQDLPNFEQVKKFRLLTQELTQEEGELTPTLKIKRKVISKKYSHLLNSMYGPQDVIGSVSSGVENVSGGKTVSG, from the coding sequence ATGGGTAAGACCATTGTCAATATGTTTTTTGAAAGGGTAGAAAGGTTTGGGGATAAAGCGGCTTTATCTCAAAGAGTGGATGGGGTATATCGTGACATCAGTTGGAAGCAATTGGGGGATAAAGTTACTGATGCGGCCTTGGGATTAATCGCTTTGGGAGTTAGGCCAAAGGACCGAGTCTGTCTGATGTCAGGCAATTGCCCTGAATGGGCCATGGCAGACCTGGGGATTATTGCCGCAGGCGCCGTCAACGTACCAATTTATCACACTAACAAGGGGACGCAGATTAGCTACATATTTAATCATTGCGAAGCGGAAATCATTATTTTGGGTTGTAAGGAGAAGTTACAGGAAGTAATATCCATGAGACATAAAATGCCCCGTCTGAAAAAGATTATGGTCATTAATGGTTGGCAGGGCAGCAGCGATGAGGATATCATGACATTTGATGAGTTATTGGAATTGGGTAAGGAAAACCACGCCAGGTCCGATGAGCTGGATAAAAGGACTAAGTCTTTAAAGCCAGATGACTTGATGTCACTGGTGTACACATCTGGTACCACCGGAGATCCAAAAGGAGTAATGCTGTCCCATAGAAACTTTCTTGCGAATTTAGAAGATTGTTTCGAGATTATGGATATAAGGCCCACTGATACTTGTCTGTCATTTCTGCCATTAAGTCATGTGCTTGAAAGAACCATTGGTTACTATTTGATGTTATATGCCGGCGTGCGCATTACATACGCTGAGAGTTTCCAGACAGTTCCCGAAGAACTAAAGCTGGTGCGACCGGAACTGGTCATCAGCGTACCGAGGCTTTATGAGAAAATGTACGTAGCGGTAAAACAGTCCGTCAGCCAAGGGTCATGGTTAAAGCGTAAACTGTTCGATTGGGCGTTGGCAGTTGGCCAACGGTATAAATTTAGCGACAGTCAAAAGAGTCTGCTGTTGAAGCTGAAGCATCAAGCAGCCGAGGCGCTGGTTTTTGGAAAAATACAGCAACAGGTTGGTGGTAAGCTGCGCTACTTTGTGTCAGGGGGAGCACCACTCACTAAGGAAATTGGAGAATTTTTTTATGCCTTGGGGATAACCATTTATGAGGGATATGGATTGACTGAGACAGCTCCGGTGCTCTCAGTTAACAATTCCCGCCAACTTAAGTTTGGTACTGTAGGGCCGCCGCTGCCCAGTGTTAGCATTAAGATTGCCGAAGATGGTGAGATACTCGCCCAAGGACCAAATGTTTCCAGTGGTTACTTCCGCCGGCCGGAAGAAACTGCGGAAAGCTTTCAAAACGGGTGGTTTTATACCGGTGATATCGGGGAGATAGACCGGCAGGGAATGCTGAGAATTACTGATCGAAAAAAAGATATTATTGTAACCTCCGGTGGGAAGAATGTTGCCCCACAAAATATCGAAAGCCTGCTAAAGTCAGATAAATATATCAGCCAGGTAGTGGTCTTTGGCGACCAAAGAAAATATCTCGCTGCCTTAATAGTACCTAATTTTGAGAACTTAGAACGATATGCGAAGAAAAGGAACATTGATTATACTTCCACTGAACAATTGGTAGAGAATGAACAAATAATTGAAAAATTACAGCGGCATTTGGATAAGCTGCAGCAAGACCTGCCCAATTTTGAGCAGGTGAAAAAGTTTCGTCTATTAACCCAGGAACTTACCCAGGAAGAGGGGGAATTGACACCGACATTAAAGATTAAGCGAAAAGTAATCAGTAAAAAATATAGTCATCTGCTTAATAGTATGTACGGTCCCCAGGACGTTATTGGTTCCGTCAGTTCGGGCGTGGAAAATGTATCTGGCGGCAAGACCGTTTCCGGTTAG
- the mnmA gene encoding tRNA 2-thiouridine(34) synthase MnmA yields the protein MTKQILVAMSGGVDSSVAAALLKESDYDLVGVTMQIWPADQPHPEIEGSCCSLSAVDDARSVADKLGIPYYVMNFRDYFKEKVIDYFIEDYLSGRTPNPCIACNQHVKFEALLQKALAIGTDLIATGHYARIYFDDDRQRYVLAKAKDSNKDQTYVLYGFNQEQLSRTLMPLGEFTKPEIRQMAEEMGLVVAHKPESQEICFVPDNNYRNFLKDKVGQRIKPGPFLDTKGNKIGEHQGIAYYTIGQRHGLGLAMGKPIYVVDIDVRRNAVIVGSHEETFSPGLTANKNNFILFDHLESPVEVKVKIRYKAPPVPALVSPGEEGRVKVEFKQPQRAVTPGQAVVYYQDDLVMGGGTIEKPLR from the coding sequence ATGACAAAACAAATATTGGTGGCCATGAGTGGAGGCGTGGATAGTTCTGTTGCCGCTGCTCTCTTAAAAGAAAGCGACTACGATCTTGTGGGAGTAACCATGCAAATTTGGCCTGCTGATCAACCGCATCCCGAGATAGAAGGGTCATGTTGTTCGCTGTCTGCGGTGGATGACGCCCGGTCTGTGGCCGACAAGCTGGGGATTCCCTATTACGTAATGAACTTTAGGGATTACTTCAAGGAAAAAGTTATTGATTATTTTATCGAAGACTATTTGTCAGGCAGAACACCAAACCCATGTATCGCCTGCAACCAACACGTTAAGTTTGAAGCATTGCTGCAAAAGGCCCTGGCGATAGGCACGGACTTGATTGCCACCGGGCATTATGCCCGTATATACTTTGATGACGACAGGCAGCGTTATGTATTGGCAAAAGCAAAGGACAGCAATAAAGATCAAACCTATGTGCTTTATGGCTTCAATCAGGAGCAACTTTCGCGTACACTGATGCCGCTGGGAGAATTCACCAAGCCGGAAATTCGTCAGATGGCGGAAGAAATGGGGTTGGTGGTTGCTCACAAACCGGAAAGCCAGGAGATTTGCTTTGTTCCCGATAACAACTATCGTAATTTTTTGAAGGATAAGGTCGGTCAACGGATTAAACCTGGTCCGTTTTTGGACACCAAGGGCAATAAAATTGGTGAGCATCAAGGGATAGCCTACTATACCATCGGTCAGCGTCATGGTTTGGGCCTCGCTATGGGAAAACCCATCTATGTAGTTGACATTGACGTACGGCGTAATGCGGTTATTGTTGGCAGCCATGAAGAAACCTTTAGTCCAGGGTTGACGGCAAATAAAAATAATTTTATTCTTTTTGACCACTTGGAAAGCCCGGTGGAGGTAAAGGTAAAAATTCGCTACAAAGCTCCTCCGGTACCGGCACTGGTCTCTCCCGGGGAAGAAGGCCGAGTAAAGGTGGAATTTAAACAACCTCAGCGAGCAGTAACTCCCGGTCAAGCGGTTGTATATTATCAGGATGATCTGGTAATGGGTGGCGGAACTATTGAAAAACCATTACGGTAA
- the nifU gene encoding Fe-S cluster assembly scaffold protein NifU yields the protein MYSEKVMDHFTNPRNVGELDNADGSGEVGNPTCGDIMKISIKVENNIITDVKFKTFGCGAAIATSSMVTEMVKGKTIEEALKISNKNVAEELDGLPPAKMHCSNLAADALHKAIEDYKQKQAS from the coding sequence ATGTACAGTGAAAAAGTAATGGATCATTTCACCAACCCGCGCAATGTTGGGGAACTTGATAATGCTGACGGCAGCGGCGAAGTGGGGAACCCTACCTGCGGAGATATCATGAAAATTTCCATTAAGGTAGAGAATAATATTATTACCGATGTAAAGTTTAAAACTTTTGGCTGCGGAGCAGCAATTGCAACCAGCAGTATGGTAACTGAGATGGTGAAAGGGAAAACTATTGAAGAGGCATTGAAAATAAGTAATAAAAATGTTGCAGAGGAATTAGATGGATTACCGCCGGCCAAAATGCACTGTTCAAATTTGGCAGCGGATGCACTGCACAAAGCTATTGAAGATTACAAGCAGAAGCAGGCAAGCTAG
- the nifS gene encoding cysteine desulfurase NifS: protein MRKVYLDHSATTPVHPEVVDVINKYLTDVWGNPSSIHSFGREAKKGLEEAREKVASLMGADPKEIIFTSGGTEADNMAIIGSAHANEKKGKHIITSQVEHHAVLDAFKHLEKNGFEVTYLPVDEEGLVSVAEVERAIREDTTFISIMHVNNEIGTIQPVEEIGAITREKGIIFHVDAVQSYGKIPVDVKQMNVDLLTASSHKIYGPKGAGCLYIRKGVKVPSFTLGGGQEKKRRPGTENMPGIVGFGKAAEIAARDYEGEMKRLSGLRDKLVTGIEERIPDIRINGHRTKRLPGNANISFRFIEGESLLLSLDMKGIAASSGSACTSGSLDPSHVLLAIGLSHEIAHGSLRMTLGGSNTQEDIDYVLEVLPEIVERLRSMSPLYQRKEACKQKECYEHVQ from the coding sequence GTGCGTAAAGTATATCTGGATCATAGTGCCACCACGCCGGTACATCCGGAAGTGGTTGACGTTATTAACAAATACCTAACTGATGTTTGGGGTAATCCCTCCAGTATTCACAGTTTCGGCAGGGAAGCTAAAAAAGGACTAGAGGAAGCACGGGAAAAGGTCGCGTCTTTGATGGGAGCTGACCCAAAGGAAATTATTTTTACCAGCGGTGGGACTGAGGCGGACAATATGGCCATTATTGGCAGTGCTCATGCCAACGAGAAAAAAGGCAAGCATATCATTACCTCCCAGGTTGAACATCATGCTGTATTAGATGCTTTTAAGCATTTGGAAAAGAACGGCTTTGAGGTCACTTACCTGCCGGTTGATGAAGAGGGTTTGGTCAGCGTGGCTGAGGTGGAGCGAGCTATTAGAGAAGATACCACTTTTATCAGCATTATGCATGTTAATAACGAAATCGGTACTATTCAACCGGTGGAGGAAATAGGTGCCATAACCCGAGAAAAGGGAATTATCTTTCATGTAGATGCGGTACAAAGCTATGGTAAAATACCCGTAGATGTCAAGCAGATGAATGTTGATTTATTGACTGCATCCTCTCATAAAATATATGGCCCCAAAGGTGCCGGTTGTTTATATATCAGAAAAGGCGTTAAAGTACCTTCCTTTACACTGGGTGGCGGACAGGAAAAAAAGCGGCGCCCGGGTACCGAGAATATGCCGGGTATTGTGGGTTTTGGGAAAGCGGCGGAAATAGCGGCTAGGGATTATGAAGGGGAAATGAAGCGTCTCTCCGGATTAAGGGACAAGTTGGTAACGGGCATTGAAGAAAGAATTCCTGATATTCGTATCAACGGACACCGTACCAAACGTCTTCCCGGTAACGCCAACATCAGCTTTCGCTTCATTGAAGGTGAATCATTATTATTAAGTCTGGATATGAAGGGAATAGCCGCATCCAGCGGGTCGGCCTGTACTTCAGGCTCTTTGGACCCGTCCCATGTCTTGCTAGCCATCGGGCTTTCTCATGAAATTGCTCATGGTTCACTGCGCATGACACTGGGCGGTTCCAACACACAAGAAGATATTGATTATGTTTTGGAAGTATTACCGGAGATAGTGGAGCGGCTGCGGTCTATGTCTCCCTTATATCAACGCAAGGAAGCTTGCAAGCAGAAGGAGTGTTATGAGCATGTACAGTGA
- a CDS encoding RrF2 family transcriptional regulator, with protein sequence MKLSTKGEYGLRAMFDLSQRYGEGPISLKSVAERQEISEHYLEQLIAGLRKAGLVKSIRGAQGGYLLAREPKEIRVGDIIRVLEGPIAPMDCVSEEDPEECSRGESCITKTIWKRVRDSITEVLDSITLQDMCDDAAKARQENDYYMYYI encoded by the coding sequence ATGAAGCTTTCCACCAAAGGAGAATACGGCCTCAGAGCCATGTTTGACTTGTCGCAGCGCTACGGAGAAGGTCCCATCTCGCTGAAGAGCGTTGCGGAGCGACAGGAGATATCTGAGCACTATCTTGAGCAGTTGATCGCGGGACTGCGTAAGGCGGGTTTAGTCAAAAGTATTCGCGGTGCCCAGGGCGGGTATCTGTTGGCCCGGGAACCGAAAGAAATTAGAGTAGGGGACATTATCAGAGTTTTGGAAGGCCCGATCGCCCCCATGGATTGCGTCAGTGAAGAGGACCCGGAAGAATGTTCCCGGGGGGAGAGCTGTATTACCAAAACTATCTGGAAAAGAGTACGGGACAGTATTACTGAAGTGTTGGATTCTATCACACTGCAGGATATGTGCGATGATGCGGCAAAGGCGCGTCAAGAAAACGATTATTACATGTATTACATTTAA
- a CDS encoding replication-associated recombination protein A: MDLFDFTDNKKRAEPLAQRMRPRSLDDFIGQEHIVGRGKLLRRAIEADQLTSVIFYGPPGTGKTTLAMVISGMTKSKFVRLNAVTAGVKDLRNVIDEARENLKYYQKKTILFLDEIHRFNKAQQDALLPAVEEGTVVLIGATTENPYFEVNSPLLSRSRIFTLKELSDQQVERILRQALGNQERGLGSYQVELEETALQHLVRMANGDARNALNALELAVLTTPPEEGIRRINEDIAAESIQQRILRYDKDGDNHYDVISAFIKSLRGSDPDAALYWFARAVQAGEEPRFLVRRLIVHASEDVGLADSRAMLLAHAAANALEWLGMPEARIPIAQAIIYIAKAPKSNSVIEAVDRAFLAVNDQRAQPVPLHLRDSHYSGAKVLGHGRDYQYPHQFPGHYVEQQYLPDNLVGQKFYKPDGQGEES, translated from the coding sequence ATGGACCTTTTTGATTTCACTGACAATAAAAAGAGGGCGGAACCCCTCGCACAGCGCATGCGCCCCCGCAGTTTGGATGATTTTATCGGTCAGGAACATATCGTTGGCCGGGGTAAGCTTCTGCGTAGAGCTATAGAAGCGGACCAATTAACGTCAGTGATCTTTTATGGACCGCCGGGTACCGGAAAGACCACCCTGGCTATGGTTATTTCCGGCATGACCAAGTCTAAGTTTGTGCGTCTGAATGCGGTTACCGCAGGTGTAAAGGATTTACGTAATGTAATTGATGAGGCTAGGGAGAACCTTAAATATTATCAGAAAAAAACCATTCTTTTCTTGGATGAAATTCACCGTTTTAATAAAGCGCAGCAAGATGCCCTGCTGCCCGCAGTTGAGGAAGGGACGGTGGTGCTTATTGGTGCCACTACGGAGAACCCATATTTTGAGGTTAATTCACCTCTTTTAAGTCGTTCAAGGATATTTACCTTAAAAGAGCTTTCAGACCAACAGGTGGAACGAATACTTCGCCAGGCACTTGGAAATCAGGAGAGGGGCCTGGGTAGCTATCAGGTTGAACTAGAAGAGACTGCTTTGCAGCACCTCGTTAGGATGGCTAACGGTGATGCCCGCAATGCTTTAAACGCCCTGGAATTGGCTGTGCTTACTACGCCGCCCGAAGAAGGGATACGGCGTATCAATGAAGATATTGCCGCCGAATCAATTCAACAACGAATATTAAGATATGATAAAGATGGGGATAATCATTATGATGTTATCTCCGCTTTTATTAAATCCCTCCGGGGAAGTGACCCTGATGCTGCTCTTTACTGGTTTGCCAGGGCGGTGCAAGCTGGTGAGGAACCACGTTTCTTGGTTCGTCGTCTGATTGTCCATGCGTCAGAAGATGTGGGTTTAGCGGACTCAAGAGCCATGCTTTTAGCTCATGCTGCCGCCAATGCTTTGGAATGGCTAGGTATGCCAGAGGCACGGATACCTATTGCCCAAGCAATTATTTATATTGCCAAGGCACCCAAAAGCAATTCGGTAATTGAAGCTGTGGACAGGGCATTTTTAGCGGTGAATGACCAGCGGGCCCAACCGGTTCCGTTACATCTTCGGGATAGTCATTACTCGGGAGCCAAGGTGCTGGGTCATGGCAGGGACTATCAATACCCACATCAGTTTCCTGGGCATTATGTAGAACAACAGTATTTGCCCGATAACTTGGTGGGGCAAAAATTTTATAAGCCAGACGGCCAGGGTGAAGAAAGTTAA
- the ltaE gene encoding low-specificity L-threonine aldolase → MLIDLRSDTVTKPSQEMRQAMADAVVGDDVYQEDPTVKELEQLAAGILGKESALFVPSGTMGNLVAILTHCKSGDEVFLDEESHIYFYEVGGMAALGGLIPRLISNKRGIYHPKSLEDAWRPANIHFPNPGLLCLENTHNRGGGAVVPVERMKEAVEWARKKGLPVHLDGARIFNAALALGVDASVIAEEVDSVQFCLSKGLGAPVGSILAGSEEWINRARKWRKMVGGGLRQSGVLAAAGLVALKGRNRLAEDHQRAKDMARAINDIAGLTVEIDKVLTNIFMVDIDYPGGDADDLVEQLAEAGVLVNAVTKKRLRFVTHWDIDDISAQRAVGIVAEVVGK, encoded by the coding sequence ATGTTAATAGATTTACGCAGCGATACGGTTACTAAACCGTCACAAGAGATGCGTCAGGCAATGGCCGACGCAGTGGTGGGGGACGATGTTTACCAGGAAGACCCGACAGTAAAAGAATTGGAGCAGTTGGCAGCGGGGATTTTGGGGAAGGAGTCGGCCTTATTTGTTCCCAGTGGTACCATGGGCAATCTGGTGGCCATTTTGACCCATTGCAAATCCGGCGATGAAGTTTTTTTGGATGAGGAAAGCCATATTTATTTTTATGAGGTAGGGGGTATGGCTGCCTTGGGCGGTCTAATTCCTCGGCTGATAAGCAATAAACGGGGGATTTATCATCCGAAATCTCTGGAGGATGCTTGGCGCCCGGCAAATATTCACTTTCCTAATCCAGGGCTCTTATGTCTTGAGAATACTCATAATCGTGGTGGCGGCGCGGTGGTACCCGTTGAACGAATGAAAGAAGCAGTCGAATGGGCAAGAAAGAAAGGACTGCCCGTTCATTTGGACGGGGCAAGAATATTTAATGCTGCCCTAGCGCTGGGAGTGGATGCTTCAGTGATTGCCGAAGAGGTAGATAGCGTGCAGTTCTGCCTATCTAAAGGGTTGGGTGCACCGGTAGGTTCCATTTTGGCGGGTAGCGAGGAGTGGATAAACCGGGCGAGAAAATGGCGTAAAATGGTGGGCGGCGGCTTACGTCAGTCAGGGGTTCTGGCCGCCGCGGGTCTGGTAGCTTTAAAAGGACGCAATCGCTTAGCTGAAGACCATCAGCGAGCCAAGGATATGGCTCGGGCGATAAATGATATAGCGGGTTTGACTGTCGAAATTGATAAAGTATTAACTAATATATTTATGGTTGATATTGACTATCCCGGCGGTGACGCAGATGATTTGGTGGAGCAGCTTGCCGAGGCAGGAGTATTGGTAAATGCGGTGACTAAGAAGAGATTGCGTTTTGTCACCCACTGGGATATTGATGATATCTCCGCTCAACGAGCCGTGGGAATTGTCGCTGAGGTAGTTGGGAAATAA
- the trxA gene encoding thioredoxin gives MSVLQLTAENFEQEVLQSDKSVLVDFWAAWCGPCKMIAPVVEELAGEMEAELKVAKLNVDEYGDIPARYGIMSIPTLILFKGGEEAERLVGYKTKEELLAAVQKSV, from the coding sequence ATGTCAGTTTTACAGCTTACCGCTGAAAACTTTGAACAAGAGGTGCTTCAGTCGGATAAGTCGGTTTTGGTGGATTTTTGGGCGGCATGGTGCGGTCCCTGTAAAATGATTGCACCGGTAGTAGAGGAATTAGCGGGAGAGATGGAAGCTGAGCTTAAGGTGGCCAAATTGAATGTGGACGAGTATGGGGATATTCCGGCTCGTTACGGGATTATGAGTATACCTACACTGATTTTATTTAAAGGCGGCGAAGAAGCCGAACGTTTGGTTGGTTATAAAACTAAGGAAGAATTGTTGGCTGCAGTGCAGAAATCAGTGTAA
- a CDS encoding metal-sensitive transcriptional regulator — protein sequence MAGSYHHSKDDLLRRLKKIEGQVKGIQRMVNEDKYCVDILIQIAAVRAAANRVGTILFEHHTRGCLVTALENNDEAAKDAMIEELVDVIAKFTKG from the coding sequence ATGGCTGGTTCCTATCACCATTCCAAAGATGATTTGTTACGTCGGCTGAAGAAAATAGAGGGACAAGTTAAAGGAATTCAACGGATGGTTAACGAAGACAAGTATTGTGTCGATATTCTCATTCAAATAGCCGCGGTAAGGGCTGCCGCTAACCGCGTAGGAACAATCCTTTTTGAACATCATACTCGGGGCTGTTTGGTAACTGCCCTGGAAAACAATGACGAGGCAGCGAAAGATGCGATGATTGAAGAATTAGTGGACGTGATTGCTAAATTTACTAAGGGGTGA
- a CDS encoding tRNA threonylcarbamoyladenosine dehydratase encodes MLHKFSRTELLIGPQGVARLTGAHVAVFGVGGVGSYAVEALVRAGVGRLTIVDYDDICLTNINRQLHALYSTVGRAKVEVMAERIKDINPDAQVNALCKWYLPDQADEVLDESLDYIIDAIDTVTAKLDLIEQAFKRGIPIVSAMGAGNKLNAAELTVADISETRVCPLAKVMRKELRKRGISTGLKVVYSPETPMRPDKGAADCKDFCICPGGDAACAKKRQIPGSISFVPPVSGMLLAGEVVNQLLKEDVQKVHRR; translated from the coding sequence TTGTTACATAAATTTTCCCGTACCGAACTGCTTATTGGCCCTCAAGGTGTTGCCAGGCTGACTGGTGCTCATGTCGCCGTATTTGGGGTGGGAGGAGTTGGTTCTTACGCTGTTGAGGCATTGGTCAGGGCCGGCGTTGGCCGACTTACCATTGTTGATTACGATGATATCTGTCTCACAAATATAAATCGGCAGCTCCACGCATTATATTCCACAGTTGGCAGAGCGAAAGTGGAAGTGATGGCTGAAAGAATAAAGGATATTAATCCGGATGCTCAGGTTAATGCTCTTTGTAAATGGTATTTACCAGACCAAGCCGATGAGGTGCTTGATGAAAGCTTAGATTATATAATTGATGCAATTGATACTGTTACCGCTAAGTTAGATTTAATTGAACAGGCTTTTAAGAGAGGGATACCGATAGTATCTGCAATGGGCGCGGGTAATAAACTCAACGCTGCTGAGCTTACCGTGGCTGACATAAGTGAGACCCGGGTGTGCCCTCTGGCCAAAGTGATGCGTAAAGAACTGCGCAAAAGAGGAATTAGTACAGGGTTAAAAGTGGTGTATTCCCCTGAAACACCCATGCGGCCTGATAAAGGGGCGGCCGACTGTAAGGATTTTTGCATCTGCCCCGGTGGTGACGCTGCCTGTGCGAAAAAAAGACAGATCCCTGGCAGCATTTCTTTCGTTCCCCCCGTTTCCGGCATGCTGTTGGCCGGAGAGGTGGTAAACCAACTATTAAAAGAGGATGTTCAAAAAGTCCATCGCAGGTGA